In the genome of Bradyrhizobium arachidis, one region contains:
- a CDS encoding DUF7694 domain-containing protein gives MCFVKDLFWDEEECVMQLHPPYSQYVNNSRYCLHLWRPIHRDIPMPPPSFIGIVGLGPSEAAMLFARMSAAP, from the coding sequence ATGTGCTTTGTAAAAGACCTGTTCTGGGATGAAGAGGAATGCGTCATGCAACTGCATCCGCCATATTCGCAGTATGTGAATAACAGCCGATATTGCCTTCACCTGTGGAGGCCCATTCATCGCGACATCCCGATGCCACCGCCGAGCTTTATAGGCATCGTTGGACTAGGGCCCTCAGAGGCCGCAATGTTGTTCGCGCGGATGAGCGCGGCACCATGA
- the tnpB gene encoding IS66 family insertion sequence element accessory protein TnpB (TnpB, as the term is used for proteins encoded by IS66 family insertion elements, is considered an accessory protein, since TnpC, encoded by a neighboring gene, is a DDE family transposase.): MIPIAAGARIWIATGHTDMRKGMQGLALLVQEGLGRDPFAGDVFVFRGRAGTLIKALWHDGIGLSLYAKRLDRGRFIWPATVDGVVSLTAAQMGYLLEAIDWRNPQHSWRPQSAG, translated from the coding sequence ATGATCCCGATCGCGGCAGGGGCGAGGATCTGGATCGCAACCGGTCACACTGACATGCGCAAAGGCATGCAGGGTCTGGCATTGCTGGTGCAGGAGGGGCTGGGGCGGGATCCTTTTGCCGGCGACGTCTTTGTGTTCCGTGGTCGTGCTGGCACCCTGATCAAAGCCCTTTGGCACGACGGGATCGGGCTGTCGCTCTACGCCAAGCGACTGGACCGTGGCCGCTTCATCTGGCCGGCGACGGTGGATGGCGTGGTATCGCTGACCGCAGCTCAGATGGGCTATTTGCTGGAGGCGATCGACTGGCGCAATCCCCAACACAGCTGGCGGCCGCAGAGCGCAGGATAG
- a CDS encoding YopT-type cysteine protease domain-containing protein — MSGANVSGICVGLGAEWLLNLPSSPSSRMTALRPGTQNHSSAAMRQQRYEDLKRLLRRNRAEGSHDLEAKTTMLREAGLEPFAQETRYRFGTSSRIEQIVNEVADDGSIYFVSLRFAAGGAHTIVTSTSNGMTTLFDPNYGEFTVRSDQMGELFKSLADRYRNPNQHDLSTVVTLRMT, encoded by the coding sequence TTGTCCGGTGCCAATGTCAGCGGAATCTGCGTTGGATTGGGAGCGGAGTGGCTCCTCAATCTCCCGAGTAGCCCATCATCCCGGATGACGGCGCTGCGCCCGGGGACTCAAAATCACAGCTCGGCGGCAATGCGGCAGCAGCGGTATGAAGACCTCAAGCGTCTGTTGCGAAGGAATAGGGCGGAAGGTTCCCACGACCTCGAAGCAAAAACTACGATGTTACGCGAAGCCGGCCTAGAGCCGTTCGCCCAAGAGACGCGATATAGGTTTGGTACATCTTCGCGCATTGAGCAGATCGTGAATGAGGTCGCCGACGATGGGTCGATCTACTTCGTCAGCTTGCGTTTCGCCGCTGGTGGTGCCCACACAATCGTAACGTCGACATCGAATGGAATGACGACCCTCTTTGATCCCAATTATGGGGAATTTACTGTTCGCTCAGATCAGATGGGTGAGTTGTTCAAAAGTCTCGCAGACCGCTACAGGAACCCGAACCAACATGATTTATCGACTGTCGTCACACTAAGGATGACGTGA
- the tnpC gene encoding IS66 family transposase, translating to MGDGPQKLPEDIEALQAALLATRAELASVRAQQSDDHALIAHLKLQIEKLNRDRYGPRSERTARLLDQLELTLEELEASATEDELAAEMAAAKTTKVASFTRKRPSRQPFPDHLPRERVLVPGPVACACCGGARLSKLGEDITETLEVIPKSWKVIQHVREKFSCRDCEKISQSPAPFHVIDRGWAGPSLLAMVLFEKFGQHQPLNRQAERYGKEGVPISLSTLADQVGGCTVALTPLFRRLEAHVLSAERLHGDDTTVPVLAKGKTDTGRIWVYVRDDKPFGGQAPPGAVFYYSRDRAGEHPQAHLAGYNGIFQADAYGGYGKLYDPSRNVGPILEAACWVHARRPFFVMADLAENARRKVQGKKPAVISPLALEAVRRIDALFEIERGINGETPERRRAVRQELSAPLMADLKVWMREQRAKLSRRNDVAKAMDYMLKRWDAFTRFLDDGRICLSNNAAERALRGIALGRKSWLFCGSDRGGDRAAMMYSLIVTAKMNDVDPQAWLADVLARIAAHPVQRLDELLPWNWRDRNKQVNQAA from the coding sequence ATGGGTGACGGTCCCCAGAAGCTGCCGGAAGACATTGAGGCGCTGCAAGCGGCGTTGCTGGCGACGCGCGCCGAACTCGCCAGCGTTCGCGCCCAGCAGTCCGACGACCATGCTCTGATCGCTCACCTGAAGCTGCAGATCGAAAAGCTGAACCGTGATCGTTATGGCCCTCGCTCGGAGCGTACCGCAAGGCTGCTGGATCAGCTCGAACTGACGCTGGAGGAGCTCGAGGCCTCAGCGACTGAGGACGAACTCGCTGCCGAAATGGCCGCGGCCAAGACGACGAAGGTGGCCTCGTTCACGCGCAAGAGGCCGTCGCGCCAGCCGTTCCCGGACCATCTGCCTCGCGAGCGGGTGCTCGTGCCGGGACCTGTGGCGTGCGCCTGCTGCGGCGGAGCGAGGTTGTCCAAGCTCGGGGAGGACATCACCGAGACGCTGGAGGTGATCCCGAAGTCCTGGAAGGTGATCCAGCACGTCCGGGAGAAGTTCAGCTGCCGTGATTGCGAGAAGATCAGCCAGTCCCCGGCGCCGTTCCACGTCATCGACCGTGGTTGGGCCGGCCCCAGCTTACTGGCGATGGTGCTGTTCGAGAAGTTCGGCCAGCACCAGCCGCTGAACCGTCAGGCCGAACGCTATGGCAAGGAAGGCGTGCCGATCAGCCTGTCGACCCTCGCCGACCAGGTTGGTGGCTGCACTGTTGCGCTGACGCCCTTGTTCCGGCGCCTCGAGGCCCATGTGCTGAGTGCCGAGCGATTGCACGGGGATGACACGACGGTGCCGGTCCTGGCCAAAGGCAAGACCGACACCGGCCGCATCTGGGTCTATGTACGCGACGACAAGCCTTTTGGCGGGCAGGCCCCGCCGGGAGCAGTGTTTTATTACTCGCGCGATCGCGCGGGCGAGCATCCCCAGGCCCATCTGGCCGGCTACAACGGCATCTTCCAGGCCGATGCCTATGGCGGCTATGGCAAGCTTTACGACCCGAGCCGCAACGTAGGTCCGATCCTGGAAGCGGCGTGTTGGGTCCATGCCCGACGACCGTTCTTCGTGATGGCTGATCTGGCGGAGAATGCGCGCCGCAAGGTACAAGGCAAAAAGCCAGCGGTGATCTCGCCTCTGGCACTGGAAGCAGTCCGTCGGATCGACGCCTTGTTCGAGATCGAGCGAGGCATCAACGGCGAGACGCCCGAACGGCGCCGGGCCGTCCGCCAGGAGCTGAGCGCGCCGCTGATGGCCGATCTGAAAGTCTGGATGCGTGAACAACGCGCCAAGCTCTCCCGGCGCAACGACGTTGCCAAGGCGATGGACTACATGCTCAAGCGCTGGGATGCGTTTACCCGCTTCCTCGACGATGGCCGCATCTGCCTGTCGAACAACGCCGCCGAGCGAGCCCTGCGCGGCATCGCCCTGGGGCGGAAGTCTTGGCTGTTCTGTGGCTCCGACCGCGGCGGCGACCGTGCCGCGATGATGTACAGCCTGATCGTCACAGCCAAAATGAACGACGTGGATCCACAAGCTTGGCTCGCCGACGTCCTGGCACGCATCGCTGCACATCCCGTACAACGGCTCGACGAACTTTTGCCCTGGAATTGGCGCGACCGAAATAAGCAAGTCAACCAAGCAGCCTGA
- a CDS encoding GFA family protein, giving the protein MTSQASRLTPDQSPQICCKYLTEQARALFGPHPFAAEMSEDQVARLLPDYLAMSQAFPYLQAGSQRDLIFDAMNHNRDIARDIELTSVVGNFICWDETGGYGQILQGGKAALPDILVTENFHSNLLRKDASQLLGRAIRPHYSATTKRYLHSIYAGLSSKDPLVRCAFMVAFELHAADMIESLWTTLVKTFKARPGDLEYFRSHVGGEDPAEKYHGEMTGRLIGELIPADRNNRFLDEFDRAYRLSLQWCCDLCRIDSLKGDDHSEVEHHGRCHCGSVKFYVKAPRGLSAVRCNCSICEMSGFLHLLVPGNKLRIKCGEEFLTTYQFNKNIARHTFCRVCGVKPFYRPRSNPDGFSVNIRCLDKGTIERITVSEFDGEHWDQAFRSMHQDLQSCVEHKTLE; this is encoded by the coding sequence ATGACATCTCAAGCGTCTCGATTGACACCCGATCAGTCTCCGCAGATATGCTGCAAGTATTTGACTGAGCAAGCACGAGCCCTGTTCGGCCCGCACCCGTTCGCTGCGGAGATGTCCGAGGACCAGGTCGCTCGCCTGCTGCCCGACTATCTGGCGATGTCACAGGCGTTCCCGTACCTACAGGCGGGGTCGCAACGGGATCTCATTTTCGATGCAATGAATCACAATCGAGATATTGCGAGGGACATTGAACTGACCAGCGTGGTTGGAAATTTCATCTGTTGGGATGAGACGGGCGGTTATGGCCAAATTCTCCAGGGAGGCAAGGCGGCGCTACCCGACATTCTGGTGACTGAGAACTTCCACTCCAACCTTCTTAGAAAGGATGCGTCGCAACTACTCGGCAGAGCAATACGGCCCCACTACAGCGCCACGACCAAGCGGTACCTGCATTCTATCTATGCCGGATTGTCATCGAAAGATCCCTTAGTGCGTTGCGCCTTCATGGTCGCTTTTGAGCTACATGCTGCGGACATGATCGAGTCGCTATGGACCACTCTGGTCAAAACGTTTAAGGCGCGGCCTGGAGATCTTGAGTACTTCCGCAGCCACGTCGGCGGAGAAGATCCTGCGGAGAAGTACCACGGAGAAATGACAGGCCGGCTGATTGGCGAACTTATCCCGGCTGATAGGAATAACCGCTTTTTAGATGAGTTCGATCGAGCCTATCGGCTCAGCCTACAGTGGTGCTGCGATCTGTGCCGAATTGACTCACTGAAGGGAGATGATCACTCGGAGGTCGAGCACCATGGCCGTTGTCATTGTGGTTCTGTCAAGTTCTACGTCAAAGCACCGCGAGGGCTCTCTGCAGTTCGATGCAACTGTTCAATCTGCGAAATGTCTGGATTTCTGCACTTGCTCGTACCCGGCAACAAGCTTCGCATTAAGTGTGGCGAAGAATTCCTCACGACGTATCAGTTCAACAAGAACATCGCTCGGCACACGTTTTGCCGGGTTTGTGGCGTAAAGCCATTCTATAGGCCGCGCTCAAACCCCGACGGATTCAGCGTAAATATTCGATGCCTCGATAAAGGGACCATCGAACGCATAACGGTGAGCGAGTTCGATGGCGAGCATTGGGACCAAGCCTTCCGCTCGATGCACCAGGACCTTCAGTCCTGCGTCGAACATAAAACCCTGGAGTAA
- the trpD gene encoding anthranilate phosphoribosyltransferase, with protein MEVLRSIMGKVATGATLTREETASAFDSMMSGYATPSQIGALLMGMRVRGETVEEVTGAALAMRNRTPRVEATCDPVGLAGTSKTPTHSVKVSTCASFIVAGAGIPVVKHANRAASSGSSAPVVLARLGVKVDLKPDAIARCVQEANIGFVFASAHYPAMQRIGQIRAAVGTHTIFDLIEALCNPAGVKRQIVGVLSAQWVQPLAYVLKNLGAESVWVVHGSDGLDEITLSGPTFVAALEAGIVRTFEVTPEQAGLPRRRNDALESSDAETNAVALQNVLDGVPGPFRDAALLNAAAALVVAGRASTLQEGVALGQESLDRGAAAARLKRLIAVSNA; from the coding sequence ATGGAAGTGCTTAGATCGATCATGGGCAAAGTTGCCACAGGCGCCACTCTGACGCGTGAGGAAACTGCGTCAGCCTTCGACAGCATGATGTCGGGTTACGCGACTCCCTCGCAGATCGGCGCCTTGTTGATGGGGATGCGGGTCCGGGGCGAAACGGTCGAAGAAGTCACTGGCGCCGCCTTGGCGATGCGGAATAGAACGCCGCGGGTCGAGGCGACATGCGACCCCGTCGGCCTCGCTGGCACGAGCAAGACCCCTACGCATTCGGTCAAGGTGTCGACGTGTGCTTCCTTCATCGTCGCCGGGGCCGGCATTCCTGTGGTCAAGCATGCCAACCGCGCTGCGTCTTCGGGTTCAAGCGCCCCAGTCGTGTTGGCGCGCCTCGGTGTGAAGGTTGATCTCAAGCCTGACGCGATCGCACGTTGCGTGCAGGAAGCCAACATCGGCTTCGTGTTTGCGTCAGCCCATTATCCGGCGATGCAGCGCATCGGGCAGATCCGGGCCGCAGTTGGAACCCATACGATCTTTGATCTGATCGAGGCTCTGTGCAATCCGGCCGGGGTCAAGCGACAGATCGTTGGGGTATTGTCTGCCCAATGGGTGCAGCCTCTGGCGTATGTCTTGAAGAACCTTGGTGCCGAGTCGGTATGGGTTGTTCATGGCTCGGACGGGCTCGACGAAATAACCCTCTCCGGCCCAACGTTTGTTGCTGCGCTTGAGGCGGGTATAGTCCGCACCTTCGAAGTGACGCCGGAACAAGCCGGGCTCCCCCGCCGCCGCAACGACGCGCTGGAAAGCAGCGATGCGGAGACTAATGCCGTTGCGCTGCAAAATGTGCTTGATGGCGTACCAGGTCCATTTCGCGACGCCGCACTTTTGAACGCGGCGGCGGCGTTGGTCGTGGCTGGGCGGGCCTCAACCCTGCAGGAAGGCGTAGCACTTGGACAAGAATCACTTGATCGCGGCGCCGCAGCCGCTCGACTGAAGCGCCTGATCGCGGTTTCGAACGCCTGA
- the tnpA gene encoding IS66-like element accessory protein TnpA, whose product MDSNKFSAQIERFEVVETGRRRRWTDGEKLKIVLESLQAPRAVSSTARRYGISRSLLLTWRRSFGTRTSNTEQPQPAFVPAMVMPDQPPAPPVTLAGPASGRMEIVFGKACRVIVDAGVDMTALSRVLDLLERR is encoded by the coding sequence ATGGACAGCAATAAGTTCAGTGCTCAGATTGAACGGTTCGAGGTTGTCGAGACTGGCCGTCGCCGTCGCTGGACCGATGGTGAGAAACTCAAGATCGTTCTGGAGAGTTTGCAGGCCCCGCGCGCGGTCTCGTCGACAGCACGACGATACGGCATCTCGCGCTCGCTCCTGTTGACTTGGCGACGATCGTTTGGGACGCGGACGAGCAATACTGAACAACCTCAGCCAGCGTTTGTGCCAGCGATGGTGATGCCGGACCAACCGCCGGCGCCGCCAGTAACTTTAGCGGGGCCAGCGAGCGGACGCATGGAGATTGTCTTCGGCAAGGCCTGTCGGGTGATCGTGGACGCCGGCGTTGATATGACCGCGTTGTCTCGCGTATTGGATCTGCTGGAGCGGCGATGA
- a CDS encoding acyl-CoA dehydrogenase family protein, whose protein sequence is MNRGRIGVAAMGLGALERAIQVAAFYASHRRLGKLRMIENSYIEQLFGQMVLRREVVKAMLAASCQLVSAQGAPNVHLASATKVLSSEWCGLVADQCVQLLGGRGYDEGAPLAKIYRDARSLRIFEGPTEALLSHLGRCLLSKATRDEIADLFRSVGAASGHAAAIEELSGLNETDGAVLIYAGWLTTLGLSKAVMSAGCFSASDCAAAAAHLVSSELATLRTRAPARQSVEVRNLASRTLTTFLERCGLFDSLTCPHGRLP, encoded by the coding sequence ATGAACCGCGGCCGTATTGGTGTGGCTGCTATGGGTCTTGGAGCCCTTGAGCGCGCTATCCAGGTCGCAGCCTTTTATGCAAGCCATCGCCGGCTCGGTAAACTGCGCATGATCGAGAACAGCTACATCGAGCAGTTATTTGGACAGATGGTGCTGCGGCGGGAAGTCGTGAAGGCGATGCTGGCCGCATCATGCCAACTTGTTTCAGCGCAAGGCGCGCCAAACGTCCACCTTGCGTCGGCAACGAAGGTTTTGTCCTCGGAGTGGTGCGGCCTTGTCGCTGATCAATGCGTCCAGCTGTTAGGTGGCCGTGGTTACGACGAAGGAGCGCCTTTAGCCAAAATCTATCGAGACGCTCGCAGCCTTCGCATCTTCGAAGGTCCGACGGAGGCGCTCCTATCACATCTCGGCCGCTGCCTCCTCTCTAAAGCCACGCGTGACGAAATAGCCGATCTCTTTCGGTCAGTTGGAGCGGCATCAGGCCATGCTGCTGCAATTGAGGAGCTCTCTGGGCTCAATGAGACAGATGGGGCCGTGCTGATCTATGCGGGTTGGCTCACCACATTGGGGCTGTCAAAAGCTGTCATGTCTGCTGGCTGCTTCTCTGCCTCAGATTGCGCCGCAGCGGCGGCTCACCTGGTCAGTTCCGAGCTTGCAACTCTCCGTACTCGCGCGCCGGCCCGGCAATCTGTCGAAGTGCGCAATCTGGCTAGTCGGACTCTGACCACCTTCCTTGAAAGATGCGGCTTGTTCGATTCGCTCACCTGTCCTCACGGACGATTACCTTAG
- a CDS encoding flavin reductase family protein: MSHQFPPAIRDMPSIQPAEFRHAMQSLASGVAIVTTGTAAGRRGLTVSSVTSMEPPCLVVGINARSEAHDEILANGSFGVSVLRSDQEDLALRFGGGEGAKGVHRFDTEAWDQGALDVPLLPNAFCALECVLYDHKLLGTHTVFIGRIIATRQSDGNPLINFRGALRTLLLD; this comes from the coding sequence ATGAGCCACCAGTTCCCTCCTGCGATCCGGGATATGCCATCTATCCAACCGGCAGAGTTCCGCCATGCCATGCAAAGCCTGGCGAGCGGTGTCGCTATCGTGACGACCGGGACGGCAGCCGGACGACGTGGACTGACGGTGAGCTCTGTGACGTCCATGGAGCCGCCGTGCCTGGTCGTTGGCATCAATGCCCGCTCCGAGGCACATGATGAGATCCTTGCCAACGGCAGCTTTGGGGTCAGTGTTCTCCGCAGTGACCAGGAGGACCTTGCGCTGCGTTTTGGCGGTGGGGAGGGGGCGAAAGGCGTTCACCGCTTCGACACCGAGGCCTGGGACCAGGGTGCCCTCGATGTACCGCTATTGCCCAACGCATTTTGCGCGCTCGAATGCGTTTTGTATGACCACAAGTTGCTTGGCACACACACCGTCTTTATCGGAAGAATTATCGCCACCCGACAAAGCGATGGAAATCCATTGATCAACTTCCGGGGCGCACTTCGTACTTTACTGCTAGACTGA
- a CDS encoding peptide ligase PGM1-related protein yields MPRILIMNAGTAQMSGSDLTPAQLSLAANSAYRSAWFAHEGDLIVSPVVIPADLLSFIGATLNFDASSLCLLVPQGGSQSPVLDDCTLLSKTVVERINRHIRQKSTWRLYPCYSTEGVARLAAMLGIPQTGDDFALQRGPDLLNRKSHFRQLATSVALPLPNGSITTDSNELFRAVTSLRTATGSVIVKLDNGAGGVGNVILTGNESDPLPGARETRRIPWPSFDPDALWSEMTTASCKTLVVESYHLATSLFYLEYEIEDDGSIVFMSSGNIRLRKSADRSERALIWTGLELPSDLRNEQWLTAQAHAYRFVALARNLGYRGMINIDAIFADDGRLLFNEANGRWGGGSVLHTIAVRLLGFDYSGCNVLLSVRNVRSESLQIAHDRLVKEGFLFDRTRKEGVIPLAADPEAGTVECLVIARDRAAARDLQYHLLRMV; encoded by the coding sequence ATGCCGCGGATCCTGATCATGAATGCCGGTACGGCTCAAATGTCGGGCTCCGATCTGACACCAGCTCAACTTTCGCTGGCCGCCAATTCGGCATACCGTTCAGCGTGGTTTGCTCATGAGGGTGACCTGATAGTCTCTCCGGTGGTCATCCCCGCGGATCTGCTATCCTTCATTGGCGCGACGCTCAATTTCGACGCATCGAGTCTCTGTCTGCTTGTACCTCAAGGCGGCAGCCAATCGCCGGTGCTTGATGATTGCACACTCCTGTCCAAGACTGTTGTTGAGCGAATCAACAGACATATTCGTCAGAAATCAACCTGGCGATTGTATCCCTGCTACTCTACTGAAGGCGTCGCACGCCTGGCGGCCATGCTCGGCATACCGCAGACAGGCGACGACTTCGCTCTGCAGCGGGGGCCTGATCTGTTGAACCGCAAGAGCCACTTCCGTCAATTGGCGACAAGCGTCGCACTTCCACTGCCGAATGGATCTATCACGACAGACTCAAACGAGTTATTCAGAGCGGTCACTTCACTTAGAACCGCGACCGGCAGCGTCATTGTAAAGCTGGACAATGGAGCCGGCGGAGTCGGAAATGTCATCCTGACCGGCAATGAAAGCGATCCACTACCTGGGGCAAGAGAGACCCGGCGAATTCCATGGCCGTCGTTTGATCCTGACGCGCTTTGGTCCGAGATGACAACGGCGTCATGTAAGACGCTGGTCGTGGAGTCGTACCACCTGGCGACGTCTTTGTTCTATCTCGAGTATGAAATCGAGGATGATGGTTCAATCGTTTTCATGAGCAGTGGAAACATACGTCTGCGTAAAAGCGCCGACCGATCCGAAAGAGCTCTGATCTGGACAGGACTTGAGCTACCAAGCGACCTGAGGAACGAGCAATGGTTGACTGCCCAGGCGCATGCCTACCGATTTGTGGCGCTTGCGCGAAACCTAGGATATCGCGGAATGATCAACATTGACGCCATTTTCGCGGATGACGGACGGTTGCTGTTTAACGAAGCGAACGGCCGTTGGGGTGGCGGCTCGGTGTTACACACCATTGCCGTCCGGCTGCTGGGTTTCGACTATTCCGGTTGCAACGTTCTTTTATCCGTAAGAAATGTTCGATCAGAATCCCTACAAATAGCGCATGATCGTTTGGTCAAGGAAGGATTTCTGTTCGACCGCACACGCAAGGAGGGCGTGATCCCGCTTGCTGCCGACCCAGAGGCTGGCACCGTTGAGTGCCTTGTGATTGCGCGCGATAGGGCAGCGGCCCGCGATCTGCAGTATCACCTACTGCGAATGGTTTGA
- a CDS encoding 2OG-Fe(II) oxygenase — MARAMNHKSRLLSEEALTKYRIELLVKGTVVIGPQILFTQDDLSKIDQLQAEISEEEVRQGDAGDSHNVFVKRVRIDPPGRPPSDVSGAAPRQIMELLERKDRSFAVRKILGATSDHVIRRCQMHRMPPGSFVGIHLDSASDPDFEYAVIVQLARDFEGGEFVVYPSGYEHQVFRPPFGAVLVTTCKLRHEVKPVLSGERRSLVYFCSKRSGANRRIIESSTAGT, encoded by the coding sequence ATGGCACGCGCAATGAATCATAAATCTCGTCTTCTTTCAGAAGAAGCTTTGACAAAATACCGCATAGAACTGCTGGTAAAGGGGACGGTCGTGATCGGCCCCCAGATATTGTTCACCCAAGATGACTTGTCCAAAATCGATCAGCTGCAGGCTGAGATTTCCGAAGAAGAAGTGAGGCAGGGAGATGCCGGCGACTCGCACAATGTTTTCGTCAAGCGCGTGAGGATAGACCCGCCCGGCCGCCCTCCTAGCGACGTGAGCGGTGCAGCTCCACGGCAGATCATGGAACTACTTGAAAGGAAAGACCGCAGCTTCGCGGTAAGAAAGATCTTGGGGGCCACGTCGGATCACGTGATTCGCAGATGCCAAATGCATCGGATGCCTCCTGGTTCGTTTGTTGGCATTCATCTGGATTCTGCGAGCGATCCGGATTTCGAGTACGCGGTCATCGTGCAGCTGGCGAGGGACTTCGAGGGCGGGGAGTTCGTGGTATATCCAAGCGGGTACGAACACCAGGTATTCCGACCGCCATTTGGCGCTGTGCTTGTCACCACATGTAAGCTCCGGCATGAGGTGAAGCCTGTGCTGTCCGGCGAGCGCCGATCGCTGGTCTACTTCTGTTCAAAACGCAGCGGCGCGAACCGCCGGATCATCGAAAGTTCTACGGCTGGCACATGA
- a CDS encoding M20 family metallopeptidase — translation MTNRLQRRQTILSSNGFEIAQILEGIRRWVLIESPTERPDQINKLADVVAAGYRDLPASVERVAGRDGCGDHLVSRSSWGQGVPGILVLSHLDTVHPMGSIERLPFKIEGDRAFGPGIYDMKGGAYLAYHAFRQICADDARPPLGITHLYVSDEEIGSPTSRALIEAEGRKAKYVLVTEPARDGGKVITGRKGVARFDVFIKGAPAHAGTRPEGGRSAIRELAHVIQTLEGMNDLTRGITVNVGVVRGGTRPNVVAELAYAQVDVRVPTMAHADELVPKILGITSRSDGVSVKVSGELNRPPYEKTSAGAALYAHAKTLAAELGFELLDAFSGGGSDSNFTAPHTATLDGLGVDGTGAHTHHEQLYISSIEPRARLLYRLYQTLR, via the coding sequence ATGACAAATCGACTTCAAAGGCGTCAGACAATTCTGTCCAGCAACGGGTTCGAAATCGCCCAGATTCTCGAGGGCATTCGCCGCTGGGTCCTGATTGAATCTCCGACGGAGCGGCCGGATCAGATCAACAAACTCGCTGATGTCGTCGCAGCAGGTTATCGCGACCTGCCGGCCAGTGTCGAGCGCGTTGCGGGGCGTGACGGCTGCGGCGATCATTTGGTCAGCCGCTCTTCTTGGGGGCAGGGCGTACCGGGCATTCTGGTGTTAAGCCATCTCGACACAGTTCATCCGATGGGGTCCATCGAACGGCTACCATTCAAGATCGAGGGCGACCGCGCGTTCGGCCCTGGCATCTACGACATGAAAGGCGGTGCCTACCTCGCCTATCACGCCTTCCGGCAAATCTGCGCCGATGATGCACGCCCGCCGCTCGGCATCACGCACCTCTACGTTTCGGACGAAGAAATCGGCAGCCCAACCTCGCGCGCGCTGATCGAGGCCGAGGGCCGCAAGGCCAAATACGTACTGGTAACCGAGCCCGCTCGCGACGGGGGCAAGGTCATCACGGGACGCAAGGGCGTTGCGCGCTTTGACGTATTCATCAAGGGCGCTCCGGCGCATGCAGGTACGCGGCCCGAGGGCGGCCGCAGCGCGATCCGGGAACTCGCCCATGTGATCCAGACGCTGGAGGGGATGAACGATCTCACGCGCGGTATCACCGTCAATGTCGGCGTCGTCCGCGGCGGCACCAGGCCCAACGTCGTCGCGGAACTGGCCTATGCGCAAGTCGACGTGCGCGTCCCCACCATGGCACATGCCGACGAGCTGGTGCCCAAGATTCTCGGCATCACCTCGCGCTCCGACGGCGTCAGCGTGAAGGTATCAGGCGAATTGAACCGTCCGCCATATGAGAAGACCAGCGCCGGCGCCGCACTTTACGCACACGCCAAAACGCTTGCCGCCGAACTTGGCTTCGAGCTGCTCGACGCGTTCAGCGGCGGCGGCTCCGACAGCAATTTCACCGCGCCGCATACCGCGACTCTTGATGGCCTTGGCGTTGACGGCACGGGCGCGCATACGCATCATGAGCAACTCTACATCTCGTCGATTGAACCTCGCGCGCGTTTGCTGTACCGCCTGTATCAGACGCTGCGATAA
- a CDS encoding acyl-CoA dehydrogenase family protein, with translation MAMYTQVYAQFPAQERTAERRAAALYSNLIADLSQLHFADADDRRAFPPTLHSILARHGLFGLTTPGEHGGLALPLEEAINLISATASFDVSAASTLVIHNFLALPCIQAAPHIPEQKHIIWGATRGDLCAFALTEPGAGSAPRHIEASALMREDKVRISGRKI, from the coding sequence ATGGCCATGTATACTCAGGTTTATGCCCAATTCCCGGCGCAGGAACGCACGGCCGAACGCCGTGCAGCTGCACTATACTCCAATTTGATCGCTGACCTCAGTCAGCTACATTTCGCCGACGCGGATGACCGCCGAGCATTCCCTCCAACCCTACACAGCATATTGGCAAGGCATGGACTGTTCGGGCTCACCACACCAGGAGAGCACGGCGGATTAGCTCTTCCCTTAGAGGAGGCCATCAACCTCATCTCTGCCACTGCATCCTTCGATGTCTCCGCTGCCTCTACCCTCGTCATCCATAACTTCCTGGCCTTGCCCTGCATCCAAGCGGCACCGCACATCCCGGAACAAAAGCATATCATTTGGGGTGCAACACGCGGCGATCTCTGCGCTTTCGCTTTGACGGAGCCCGGAGCTGGCTCGGCCCCGAGGCACATAGAGGCTTCGGCCCTCATGCGCGAAGATAAAGTTCGTATTTCTGGCCGCAAGATCTAG